The Cloacibacterium caeni region ACCAAGATTTTATTCTTGATTTTTTTCTAACCAGCGGAAGCATTAAAGAAATGGCTTCTAAAGCAGGAAATTCTTATCCTACCATGAGAAATAAAATGGATGATTTAATTGAAAAAATTAAAAATTTAAAATGAAAAAAGTTGCAGTAAAAATTGGATTGGAATTGCTAATCCCGATTAATATTATATTTCTTTGGATTTTATTCAAAGGCATTGCAGAAAATAAAATTTCGGCAATTACTATTGGTGTTATTGTTATGATTTTTGTGAACATTATTTTCTTTGGTATAAAATATTATTTTGAAAATGAATATTTACACATCAAAAGTCCTTTTCACAATTTGAAGATTGACATACAAAGCATTACTAAAATTGAAAAAACTTCAAATTTGTTTTCTTCACCTGCGCCAAGTATTTTCGGAAGAGTTGAAGTTTATTACCAAAACAACAGCATCGTGATTTCTCCCAGAAATTTTGATGAATTTAAAAATGAATTATTAAAAATGAATCCAAACATAATCGTAAAAGAATAAACTATGAACTGGCAAACTCTATTCAATCCGTTTTCTAAATTTTCAGAAAAAACACTATTGGCAATTGGTATTTTGGCAAGTATATTATTAATCATTGCTTGTTATTTCACCGATACCAAAATGGACAGTTTACTGCATTTTTCTCCTGCAAAAGATTTAAGTTTTAATTCCATTGCTTTATATACAATAATCAGTTTGATTTACGCCATTGTTTTGCTATTTATTTTGGGTAAAATTTTCAATAGTAAAACTAGAATTATTGATATTGTAAATGCAGTTTTAGTTTCTCAAGTTCCTGTAATCGTCATTGTATTGGGTACAAAACTTATTAAACTT contains the following coding sequences:
- a CDS encoding YIP1 family protein encodes the protein MNWQTLFNPFSKFSEKTLLAIGILASILLIIACYFTDTKMDSLLHFSPAKDLSFNSIALYTIISLIYAIVLLFILGKIFNSKTRIIDIVNAVLVSQVPVIVIVLGTKLIKLDKISKQIAETSAQNKVLDINIFDLMYLMVFSFGSLIFIIYSFVLLFNGFKTATNIKKWQHIVIFAFVLLVGILICQTFLPQFKL
- a CDS encoding DUF2089 family protein: MKLPIICPSCENALNVSQMKCNHCETEVNGNYELPLYLKLSREDQDFILDFFLTSGSIKEMASKAGNSYPTMRNKMDDLIEKIKNLK
- a CDS encoding PH domain-containing protein, yielding MKKVAVKIGLELLIPINIIFLWILFKGIAENKISAITIGVIVMIFVNIIFFGIKYYFENEYLHIKSPFHNLKIDIQSITKIEKTSNLFSSPAPSIFGRVEVYYQNNSIVISPRNFDEFKNELLKMNPNIIVKE